Genomic DNA from Caldisericia bacterium:
ATCATGGGAGATGCCTTTGGCAACGAAGAAGCTGCGAGGAGGGTTGCAAAGGATTACCCAAATATTGCCTTTGTATTTGGTTCTGGTGGTGGTCCAATGGATCCAAACTTTGCAGTGTTTGATGATTGGATTCATGAACCAGCATATCTTGCAGGTCTCATTGCAGGTAAAATCACAAAATCCAATGTAATCGGAGTAGTTGCAGGTTATCCTGTCCCAGAAGTCAACAGAATTGTTAATGCCTTCATTATCGGTGCAAAGGAAGCAAACCCAGATGTAAAAGTCAAAGTTACCTTTATAGGTAGTTGGTTTGATCCACCAAAGGCAAAGGAAGCTACCATCGCACAGATTGAAGCGGGTGCAGATGTTATGTTTGGTGAAAGATACGGTGTAATTGATGCATGCAAAGAGAGAAATATTCCAGTCTTTGGAAATATACTTGACCAGTGCGATCTTGCACCAGGTCTTGTTATCGGTAGTCCTGTATGGGATATGTGGCCAACAGTTAAATATGTAATTGAATCAGTGAAGAATGGCTCATTCAAAGCAATGGATCTTAAGGACTGGAGCATGATGGGTAAAGGTGGAGCAAAGCTTGTTATCTGTGAAGAGTGGAAGGATAAACTTCCAGAGGATGTAAAGACATTGGTAGAGAAGAAGACACAGGATATAATGAACGGACTCTTCAGAGTCCCAGTTGACGAAAACACTCCAAAGTCTGATTAGGAGAAATTTAGATTAAATAGGGGGGAGAATTCTCCCCCCTATTTTTATACCTGATAGAAACAAGGAGAAGCCTATGGAAAAAGTTCTTTCCATGCAAGGTATTACAAAGAGATTTCCAGGGGTCTTAGCAAATGATCATATAAATTTTGAAGCTTACAGAGGTGAGATAGTTTCTCTTCTTGGAGAAAATGGAGCAGGAAAAACTACATTAATGAAGATACTCTATGGAATGTACTCTAAAGATGAGGGAGAGATATATATAAAAGGAAAGAAAGTAGAAATCAACTCACCAAAGGATGCCATAGATAATGGAATAGGGATGGTGCACCAGCATTTTACCCTTGTAAATCCATTTTCAGTAACTGAAAACATTATACTTGGACTGCCTGGTGATAAGGTAACCATTGACCTTGATGAGGCAAAGAATAAGATAAAGGAATACATGGATAGATATGGATTACATGTGGATCCTGATGCAAAGATATGGCAAATCTCTGTAGGTGAAAAACAGAGGGTTGAAATTCTTAAGGTCCTCTTTAGAAATGCAGAAATAATAATTCTTGATGAACCAACAGCAGTTCTAACACCCCAGGAAGTAGATGAATTATTTAAAACATTAAGAATACTCATGTAAGAGGGAAAAACAATTATATTCATCTCCCACAAATTATATGAAGTCCTTGAGATAAGTGACAGGATTGTTGTTTTAAGGAGTGGAAAGGTTGTAGGTGAAACTACGCCTGACAAAACCTCAATAAGAGAACTCGCCAAAATGATGGTGGGAAAGGAAGTTATAGAGATCACCTCCAAAGAACCACCAAAGCTTGGAGAAGAGGTTTTTAAGGTTGAGAATCTTTCTGTAATGAGTGATAGAGGCTACCTTGCCTTAAAGAACATATCTTTTATGGTAAGATCTGGTGAAATTCTTGGAGTTGCAGGTGTTGCTGGAAATGGTCAGAAGGAGCTTGAAGATGTAATTTCTGGAGTAAGAAAGCCTGTA
This window encodes:
- a CDS encoding BMP family protein; amino-acid sequence: MKKGLLLLGVLIIAGVLIFTACAPAEKPQEQPPEEKKLKVVGIFATPIEEPWDGAIHHALLKAKEELGIEYEWTESVGYSDFERVLREYADKGPDIIMGDAFGNEEAARRVAKDYPNIAFVFGSGGGPMDPNFAVFDDWIHEPAYLAGLIAGKITKSNVIGVVAGYPVPEVNRIVNAFIIGAKEANPDVKVKVTFIGSWFDPPKAKEATIAQIEAGADVMFGERYGVIDACKERNIPVFGNILDQCDLAPGLVIGSPVWDMWPTVKYVIESVKNGSFKAMDLKDWSMMGKGGAKLVICEEWKDKLPEDVKTLVEKKTQDIMNGLFRVPVDENTPKSD